The window TCCCAGGTCCTGGGCGTCATCTGCGGTGCAGCCGTTATTTTCATCATGTTCCAGACCGTCCGCCGGGTCACCTCGGGCCCTCCCCTGCTTGCGCCGGCCGCGGTACTGCTTCTTGCTTTCAATGGCGCGTTCGCCTACTGGTGTGTGTCCGGAATGGAAACCGGCCTGTTCAGCCTGCTTGTCGCCGCCGCATACCACTACTACCTGAAGGAACACACCGTACGTAATCTTGTCACCTGCTCAACGCTTTTCGGCCTGGCTTCACTGACCCGCCCTGAGGGAACGCTGTTCCTGGCTCTGGCCGTGCTCGACTTCGGGCTGCGCAGACTATTGACCCGCAGCGGCAAGACAGCAACAGAAACGGTAATCCCCGGTCGAGAGCGCCGGTTACTTGACCGGTCTACTGCTTCAACGCTCCGTTATCTGGCCGCGCTTGTTGCGCCGTTCGTAGTGCTGGCTGCACCGCTGTTCGTCTGGCGCCTTGCCTACTATGGCCGGCTGTTCCCGAACACGTTCTACGCCAAGACCGGACTCTCGGTATCATACCTGAAGTCCGGACTTCAGTATCTGGTTGAGTTCTACCAGGCCTACGGTATTTGGGGCCTGGCCTTTGCGGTCCCGGTAGCCGTTGCTGCACGCAACCGACAGCTCAGACCTGGCTCGGCCCTTTTTCTTGCCGTAATTGTTCTGCTCGGCCACGCCCTCTACACTGTCGGCGTCGGCGGCGATGTCCTGCGCATTTACCGCTTCTTTGTACCGGTGCTATTTCTGTTCTACCTACTCATCGGCGAAAGTATCTGGCTTCTGTCGCTACCGAAGCCGGTCCAGACGGTTCTGCTCGCTGCCCTCATCCCGCTGACATTCTTCGGCCCGCTTGCCCGACCCCGAACTGTGCGCCAGGATATCAAGCGCAACCACATCCTTGAAACCGGTCTTGTGGACAAGATGACAGCAACCGGCCGCTGGCTTGGTACCCGTCTCGGGCCGGATGATTGGTTTGCCTGCACTACGATTGGCGCGGTTTCATGGTATTCTGACCGGAATATGGTGGACATGCTCGGCCTGACTGATTCGGTCATTGCTCTTCACCCG is drawn from candidate division WOR-3 bacterium and contains these coding sequences:
- a CDS encoding tetratricopeptide repeat protein; protein product: MALVVFVWHSTSSAFLQDDSFITYRYARNVVRGLGPVFNPGERVEGYTNFIWMMLLAALGILGLPFTTIIPLSQVLGVICGAAVIFIMFQTVRRVTSGPPLLAPAAVLLLAFNGAFAYWCVSGMETGLFSLLVAAAYHYYLKEHTVRNLVTCSTLFGLASLTRPEGTLFLALAVLDFGLRRLLTRSGKTATETVIPGRERRLLDRSTASTLRYLAALVAPFVVLAAPLFVWRLAYYGRLFPNTFYAKTGLSVSYLKSGLQYLVEFYQAYGIWGLAFAVPVAVAARNRQLRPGSALFLAVIVLLGHALYTVGVGGDVLRIYRFFVPVLFLFYLLIGESIWLLSLPKPVQTVLLAALIPLTFFGPLARPRTVRQDIKRNHILETGLVDKMTATGRWLGTRLGPDDWFACTTIGAVSWYSDRNMVDMLGLTDSVIALHPEMILSRKVYWKERNYNTRHVLEKKPAYIYFSTGMKPSAAAERALFLRPRFRRGYYACPISLPSSKGPAPEVIYKARPGADTIPLDPVYEHPEFIDYYVDGINLLRRGPDTALAMFRRCNAICPPDFGYGYEWAGQAYMAMKPPKTDSAIRCFEEAVRRDDYCVSSHTSLGSIYAKQGEKLRAAEHLRKVVEYAPDSYDGYVNLAVIATALGSFAEAESALTRAAAMFPESQEIDIRLAYVKIEAGQLSAAQEILNRYLAKHPGDRNALNLVEYIKRKQPRPK